In Colletotrichum destructivum chromosome 8, complete sequence, the following proteins share a genomic window:
- a CDS encoding Putative histone deacetylase family, Ureohydrolase domain superfamily encodes MSPLGSVALANGSATPKKVAYFYDSDIGNYAYVTGHPMKPHRIRLAHSLIMHYDLFKNMEIYRAKPATRGEMTQFHTDEYIDFLQKVTPDNMDAYQKEQGKYNVGDDCPVFDGLFEFCGISAGGSMEGAARLNRQKCDIAVNWAGGLHHAKKSEASGFCYVNDIVLGILELLRFKKRVLYIDIDVHHGDGVEEAFYTTDRVMTVSFHKYGEYFPGTGELRDIGIGTGKHYAVNFPLRDGIDDTSYKSIFEPVIEHVMKFYQPEAVVLQCGGDSLSGDRLGCFNLSMEGHANCVAYVKSFGLPTLVLGGGGYTMRNVARTWAFETGVLVGKHLPKTLPYNEYYEYYAPDFELNVRPSNMENSNSYEYLEKIKAAVIDNLRHTQPAPSVQMQDVPRQPFGGMTDEEEAELNDMDEDEQPDERMTQRRWEQRTRNEAEFEDSDDEDMDEANGMTRPRNAKKRTFGDFRQAEGEVDSGAPSPVNGAAEGEEAPNAEPIVDADITLENPVETEDAPQEAAPENDATPEVPNEDAVDEDGDVGMGDGADAEEAPTTIKKEEVEAEPTKVAEKDEKEDKPASRKPSAQPSAEPAVAETTETAETAETAEAAEAVKTAETAETAEPAQEAVKEAEVEPVKEPKSTEPEESKAEAVPVEPSTEAKEPTPEKEKQTSEKPEEKAPEPEEDKMDVDEKPADEDAKKE; translated from the exons ATGTCACCACTCGGATCGGTGGCCTTGGCCAATGGCTCCGCGACGCCAAAGAAAGTCGCCTATTTCTACGACTCTGACATTGGCAACTATGCCTACGTTACGGGCCACCCCATGAAGCCGCACCGCATACGCCTCGCACACAGCTTGATTATGCATTACGACCTGTTTAAGAACATGGAGATCTAT CGCGCCAAACCGGCCACTAGGGGAGAGATGACCCAGTTCCACACAGACGAGTACATCGACTTCCTTCAGAAGGTCACCCCCGACAACATGGACGCCTACCAGAAAGAGCAGGGCAAATACAATGTCGGAGACGACTGCCCCGTCTTTGACGGCCTCTTCGAGTTCTGCGGCATCAGCGCTGGTGGCAGCATGGaaggcgccgcccgcctcaaCCGCCAAAAGTGCGACATCGCTGTCAACTGGGCCGGTGGCCTTCACCACGCGAAGAAGAGCGAAGCCAGTGGTTTCTGTTACGTCAACG ACATTGTTCTCGGTATCCTCGAACTGCTCCGTTTCAAGAAGCGCGTCCTCTACATCGACATTGACGTCCACCACGGTGATGGCGTCGAAGAGGCCTTTTACACGACCGACCGAGTCATGACTGTGTCGTTCCACAAGTACGGAGAGTACTTCCCCGGCACTGGAGAACTGCGCGACATTGGTATCGGCACCGGCAAGCACTACGCCGTCAACTTCCCTCTCCGAGACGGTATCGACGACACATCGTACAAGTCCATTTTCGAACCAGTCATTGAGCATGTCATGAAGTTCTACCAACCCGAGGCTGTGGTTTTGCAATGTGGTGGCGACAGCCTGTCTGGTGACCGACTGGGCTGCTTCAACCTTAGCATGGAAGGCCACGCCAACTGTGTTGCCTACGTGAAGAGCTTCGGGTTGCCGACATTGGTTCTTGGCGGTGGTGGATACACCATGCGCAACGTCGCCCGAACTTGGGCATTCGAGACTGGTGTTCTTGTCGGCAAGCATCTGCCCAAGACGCTGCCATACAACGAATACTACGAA TACTACGCCCCTGATTTCGAACTGAACGTCCGCCCTTCGAACATGGAGAACTCTAACAGCTACGAATATCTGGAGAAgatcaaggccgccgtcatcgacaacCTCAGACACACTCAACCTGCCCCCTCGGTCCAGATGCAGGACGTGCCCCGCCAACCCTTTGGTGGCATGaccgacgaagaggaggccgagctgaacgacatggacgaggacgagcaaCCCGACGAGCGCATGACACAACGCCGCTGGGAGCAGCGCACCCGTAACGAAGCCGAGTTCgaggacagcgacgacgaagataTGGACGAGGCCAATGGCATGACGCGCCCACGGAACGCCAAGAAACGCACGTTCGGCGACTTTCGGCAAGCCGAGGGGGAGGTTGACAGCGGAGCGCCTTCGCCAgtcaacggcgccgccgaaggcgaagaagcccCCAATGCTGAGCCGATCGTTGACGCCGACATCACCCTCGAGAACCCCGTCGAGACCGAGGACGCGCCACAGGAGGCGGCCCCCGAAAACGACGCCACCCCCGAGGTACCGAATGAAGACGCCGTAGACGAGGACGGTGATGTCGGCATGggtgatggcgccgatgCTGAAGAAGCCCCAACCACAATCAAGAAAGAGGAAGTCGAGGCGGAGCCCACCAAGGTTGCCGAGAAGGATGAAAAGGAAGACAAGCCCGCATCCCGCAAGCCATCAGCTCAGCCCTCTGCAGAGCCTGCCGTCGCTGAGACTACAGAGACTGCCGAGACCGCCGAaaccgccgaggccgctgAGGCCGTCAAGACCGCCGAAACCGCAGAGACCGCCGAGCCTGCTCAGGAAGCTGTtaaggaggccgaggtggaaCCAGTCAAGGAACCGAAATCGACCGAGCCTGAGGAGTCCAAGGCTGAGGCCGTACCCGTAGAGCCATCGACTGAAGCCAAGGAGCCTACTCCGGAAAAGGAGAAGCAGACAAGCGAGAAGCCTGAGGAAAAGGCGCCTGAACCTGAAGAAGACAAGATGGATGTCGATGAGAAGCCAGCAGATGAGGACGCTAAGAAGGAATAG